One genomic window of Micropterus dolomieu isolate WLL.071019.BEF.003 ecotype Adirondacks linkage group LG14, ASM2129224v1, whole genome shotgun sequence includes the following:
- the LOC123983425 gene encoding G-protein coupled receptor 4-like, with amino-acid sequence MTLVQSDQVAPIFVINLLISDLLQFCYMIVEVSEPEHEAIQIVSILFYFFVLFASVGFMVCIALERYLVIAHPLWYRFRRTIKTSVALCAVVWVQPFVFIFSFMDQAKMAVVIYLLLPFPLLIFFLVGTLRALSASISVSSDEKRRIVGILVLVLFIYTLLFLPIILNILKLCIYNMYDISEDILIILSFIFVRLNPLADLVLYVFMRKGTIDKLLASVCCCRMDSNDISSPSV; translated from the exons atgACTTTA GTGCAAAGTGATCAGGTTGCTCCGATCTTCGTCATCAACCTTCTCATTTCCGACCTCCTTCAGTTCTGCTACATGATTGTTGAGGTGTCTGAACCTGAGCATGAAGCAATACAAATAGTCTCCATTCTATTTTACTTCTTTGTTCTGTTTGCCAGTGTTGGCTTCATGGTCTGCATCGCCCTGGAAag gtatttggtcatcgcCCACCCGCTGTGGTACCGCTTCAGACGAACCATCAAGACCTCTGTAGCGCTCTGTGCTGTAGTGTGGGTCCAACCTTTTGTCTTTATCTTCTCTTTCATGGATCAGGCAAAAATGGCCGTCGTCATCTATCTACTCCTTCCCTTCCCATTGTTAATATTCTTCTTGGTTGGGACCCTCAGAGCCCTGTCTGCTTCCATCTCGGTCTCCTCTGATGAAAAACGACGAATTGTGGGAATTTTGGTTCTGGTGCTGTTTATATACACGTTGCTGTTCCTGCCCATCATCCTTAACATCCTAAAATTATGCATATACAACATGTATGACATATCTGAGGATATACTCATCATCctgtctttcatttttgttAGGTTGAATCCTCTTGCAGACTTAGTCCTGTATGTGTTCATGAGGAAAGGGACCATAGACAAGCttttggcctctgtgtgttgttgcagaATGGATAGCAATGATATCAGCAGTCCATCAGTATGA